From one Coffea eugenioides isolate CCC68of chromosome 11, Ceug_1.0, whole genome shotgun sequence genomic stretch:
- the LOC113751767 gene encoding transcription factor BIM2 isoform X3 — MRGEKDLVFPVLMVGAIIVSIFQILRELIPHSDQKRDTASFLLEVIQYVQYLQEKVQKYEGSYQAWNSEPTKLMPWRNSHWRTQSFVSHPQTMKNGSGSGPLYPGRLEDNNITVSSTVQPSQQNPIESDLGREVTSKTIDQQTELTNQAMPMPMPLQAAMPVPIQNDGAFSHSQPRPAPDAQSSDCPITDDMLNHPEGLTIEGGTISISSIYSQGLLNTLTQALQTAGVDLSQATVSVQINLGKRANSGLASGISVTKDHERPSPSGDQLAGQYRDTSNGEDFSQAQKRLKR, encoded by the exons ATGAGAG GAGAAAAAGACTTGGTCTTTCCTGTGTTAATGGTGGGTGCAATAATTGTGAGCAT ATTTCAGATTTTGAGAGAGCTGATACCCCATAGTGATCAAAAGCGAGATACTGCATCTTTCCTATTGGAG GTGATCCAGTATGTACAATATCTACAGGAAAAGGTTCAAAAATATGAAGGATCATATCAGGCTTGGAATTCAGAGCCCACAAAGCTGATGCCCTGG AGGAACAGTCATTGGCGGACTCAGAGTTTTGTCAGTCATCCACAAACAATGAAAAACGGCTCTGGTTCTGGTCCACTGTATCCTGGAAGGTTAGAGGACAACAATATCACCGTATCTTCAACTGTGCAACCAAGTCAACAAAATCCAATTGAATCTGACCTTGGGAGGGAGGTTACCTCTAAAACCATTGATCAGCAAACTGAACTGACAAACCAGGCGATGCCCATGCCAATGCCTTTGCAGGCAGCCATGCCAGTTCCGATCCAGAATGATGGTGCCTTCTCCCACTCCCAACCTAGGCCAGCTCCTGATGCGCAGTCTTCTGACTGTCCGATCACTGATGATATGCTAAACCATCCGGAGGGCTTAACTATTGAAGGGGGCACAATTAGCATCTCAAGCATATATTCGCAAGG GTTGCTTAACACATTGACGCAAGCATTGCAGACTGCTGGAGTGGATCTCTCTCAGGCCACTGTCTCGGTGCAGATTAATCTAGGAAAGCGAGCAAATAGCGGACTGGCTTCTGGGATTTCCGTCACTAAA GATCATGAGCGACCTTCACCTTCTGGTGATCAATTAGCGGGGCAATATCGGGACACAAGCAACGGTGAAGATTTCAGTCAAGCCCAAAAGAGGCTGAAAAGGTGA
- the LOC113751767 gene encoding transcription factor BIM2 isoform X1, whose product MKSGKGHQEEEEEEEDDFGAKKDSTPSQNNPIGVDGKSSDKANAMRSKHSVTEQRRRSKINERFQILRELIPHSDQKRDTASFLLEVIQYVQYLQEKVQKYEGSYQAWNSEPTKLMPWRNSHWRTQSFVSHPQTMKNGSGSGPLYPGRLEDNNITVSSTVQPSQQNPIESDLGREVTSKTIDQQTELTNQAMPMPMPLQAAMPVPIQNDGAFSHSQPRPAPDAQSSDCPITDDMLNHPEGLTIEGGTISISSIYSQGLLNTLTQALQTAGVDLSQATVSVQINLGKRANSGLASGISVTKDHERPSPSGDQLAGQYRDTSNGEDFSQAQKRLKR is encoded by the exons ATGAAATCTGGAAAGGGTCATcaggaagaggaagaagaggaggaggacGATTTTGGTGCCAAAAAAGACTCCACACCATCCCAAAATAATCCCATag GAGTAGATGGGAAGAGCAGTGATAAGGCAAATGCAATGAGGTCGAAGCATTCAGTAACAGAGCAGCGAAGAAGAAGCAAGATTAATGAGAG ATTTCAGATTTTGAGAGAGCTGATACCCCATAGTGATCAAAAGCGAGATACTGCATCTTTCCTATTGGAG GTGATCCAGTATGTACAATATCTACAGGAAAAGGTTCAAAAATATGAAGGATCATATCAGGCTTGGAATTCAGAGCCCACAAAGCTGATGCCCTGG AGGAACAGTCATTGGCGGACTCAGAGTTTTGTCAGTCATCCACAAACAATGAAAAACGGCTCTGGTTCTGGTCCACTGTATCCTGGAAGGTTAGAGGACAACAATATCACCGTATCTTCAACTGTGCAACCAAGTCAACAAAATCCAATTGAATCTGACCTTGGGAGGGAGGTTACCTCTAAAACCATTGATCAGCAAACTGAACTGACAAACCAGGCGATGCCCATGCCAATGCCTTTGCAGGCAGCCATGCCAGTTCCGATCCAGAATGATGGTGCCTTCTCCCACTCCCAACCTAGGCCAGCTCCTGATGCGCAGTCTTCTGACTGTCCGATCACTGATGATATGCTAAACCATCCGGAGGGCTTAACTATTGAAGGGGGCACAATTAGCATCTCAAGCATATATTCGCAAGG GTTGCTTAACACATTGACGCAAGCATTGCAGACTGCTGGAGTGGATCTCTCTCAGGCCACTGTCTCGGTGCAGATTAATCTAGGAAAGCGAGCAAATAGCGGACTGGCTTCTGGGATTTCCGTCACTAAA GATCATGAGCGACCTTCACCTTCTGGTGATCAATTAGCGGGGCAATATCGGGACACAAGCAACGGTGAAGATTTCAGTCAAGCCCAAAAGAGGCTGAAAAGGTGA
- the LOC113751767 gene encoding transcription factor BIM2 isoform X2: MKSGKGHQEEEEEEEDDFGAKKDSTPSQNNPIDGKSSDKANAMRSKHSVTEQRRRSKINERFQILRELIPHSDQKRDTASFLLEVIQYVQYLQEKVQKYEGSYQAWNSEPTKLMPWRNSHWRTQSFVSHPQTMKNGSGSGPLYPGRLEDNNITVSSTVQPSQQNPIESDLGREVTSKTIDQQTELTNQAMPMPMPLQAAMPVPIQNDGAFSHSQPRPAPDAQSSDCPITDDMLNHPEGLTIEGGTISISSIYSQGLLNTLTQALQTAGVDLSQATVSVQINLGKRANSGLASGISVTKDHERPSPSGDQLAGQYRDTSNGEDFSQAQKRLKR, translated from the exons ATGAAATCTGGAAAGGGTCATcaggaagaggaagaagaggaggaggacGATTTTGGTGCCAAAAAAGACTCCACACCATCCCAAAATAATCCCATag ATGGGAAGAGCAGTGATAAGGCAAATGCAATGAGGTCGAAGCATTCAGTAACAGAGCAGCGAAGAAGAAGCAAGATTAATGAGAG ATTTCAGATTTTGAGAGAGCTGATACCCCATAGTGATCAAAAGCGAGATACTGCATCTTTCCTATTGGAG GTGATCCAGTATGTACAATATCTACAGGAAAAGGTTCAAAAATATGAAGGATCATATCAGGCTTGGAATTCAGAGCCCACAAAGCTGATGCCCTGG AGGAACAGTCATTGGCGGACTCAGAGTTTTGTCAGTCATCCACAAACAATGAAAAACGGCTCTGGTTCTGGTCCACTGTATCCTGGAAGGTTAGAGGACAACAATATCACCGTATCTTCAACTGTGCAACCAAGTCAACAAAATCCAATTGAATCTGACCTTGGGAGGGAGGTTACCTCTAAAACCATTGATCAGCAAACTGAACTGACAAACCAGGCGATGCCCATGCCAATGCCTTTGCAGGCAGCCATGCCAGTTCCGATCCAGAATGATGGTGCCTTCTCCCACTCCCAACCTAGGCCAGCTCCTGATGCGCAGTCTTCTGACTGTCCGATCACTGATGATATGCTAAACCATCCGGAGGGCTTAACTATTGAAGGGGGCACAATTAGCATCTCAAGCATATATTCGCAAGG GTTGCTTAACACATTGACGCAAGCATTGCAGACTGCTGGAGTGGATCTCTCTCAGGCCACTGTCTCGGTGCAGATTAATCTAGGAAAGCGAGCAAATAGCGGACTGGCTTCTGGGATTTCCGTCACTAAA GATCATGAGCGACCTTCACCTTCTGGTGATCAATTAGCGGGGCAATATCGGGACACAAGCAACGGTGAAGATTTCAGTCAAGCCCAAAAGAGGCTGAAAAGGTGA